GTGATGAGCTGGTCGGCGAGTTCGTACTTGTCGGCGTGGTCGTCGTCGTCAATTCCCGGCACCTCGCCGCGGCGCATCTGGGCGGCCAGCTTGGTCCCGTCCTCGACAATCAGGGCGTAGGCGCTGATGTGGTCCGGCTGGTAGGAGAGGGCAGTTTCCAGGGAGTGGCGCCAGTCGTCCAGCGACTCCCCCGGTGTGCCGTAAATCAGGTCCAGGCTGACGTCCAGTCCGGCCTCCCGCGCCCACTGCACCACCTGCGGAACCCTGCTGGGCGTGTGGGTGCGGTCCAGGACCTTGAGCACGTGCGGGACGGCGGACTGCATGCCGAAGGAGACCCTGGTGAAGCCCGCATCCTTGAGGACGGCGAGGGATTCGGGGGTGACCGAATCGGGGTTGGCTTCGGTGGTGACCTCGGCGCCGTCCTCGATGCCCCACTGGTCGATGGCTGCGCGAAGGATCAGGCCGAGGTCATCTGCCGGCAGCAGGGTGGGCGTGCCGCCCCCGAAAAAGACCGTGCTGAGCTTGCGCTGCGGCAGCCCGGAACGTGCCATCACGGTGCTTACCAGGGACACTTCCGACACGGCGGTTTTGGCGTAGGCATCCTGTGAGGCGCCGCCGCCCAGTTCCGTGGCGGTGTAGGTGTTGAAGTCGCAGTACCCGCAGCGCACGGCGCAGAACGGGATGTGGACGTACAGGCCAAAGGCCCGGGCCGCCGCACCGTCCGCTGCCTGTGGAGGCAGCAGACCGTCCGACGGCGCCGGGTCGCCGAGGGGAAGGACGCTGGGCATCAGCGGGTCCCCGCCTGCGCGGTGGTCACTTCTTCTTGGCCTTGTCCTTTGATTCGTCGGTGGTGAGGGCGGCGATGAACGCTTCCTGCGGAACCTCCACCGTTCCCACCATTTTCATGCGCTTCTTGCCTTCTTTTTGCTTCTCCAGCAGCTTGCGCTTTCGTGAGATGTCACCGCCGTAGCACTTGGCAAGCACGTCCTTGCGGATGGCCCGGATGCTTTCGCGGGCGATGATCCTGGAGCCGATGGCCGCCTGGATGGGCACCTCGAACTGCTGCCGCGGGATGAGTTCGCGGAGCTTTCCGGTCATCATCACGCCGTAGGCGTAGGCCTTGTCCCGGTGGGTGATGGCACTGAAGGCGTCCACTTGTTCGCCCTGGAGCATGATGTCGACCTTCACGAGGTCGGCAACCTGCTCGCCGTCGGCCTTCCAGTCCAGGGAGCCGTAGCCACGCGTTTTTGACTTCAGGATGTCGAAGAAGTCGAAGACGATTTCCGCCAGCGGCAGCCGGTAACGGATTTCCACCCGGTCCTCGGAGAGGTAGTCCATGCCGCCCATCACGCCTCGGCGTGACTGGCACAGCTCCATGATGGCGCCGACGAACTCGTTGGGGGCGAGGATGGTCGCGGAGACCATCGGTTCGCGCACCTCGGCGATCTTGCCCGTGGGGTATTCGCTGGGGTTGGTCACGCGGACCACCTTCTTGTCCTCCAGGGTCACCTCGTATTCCACGTTGGGTGCCGTGGAGATCAGGTCAAGGTTGTATTCGCGCTCCAGGCGTTCGCGGGTGATCTCAAGGTGCAGCAGGCCCAGGAAGCCCACACGGAAGCCGAAGCCCAGCGCAGCAGAGGTCTCCGGTTCGTACACCAGCGCGGCGTCGTTGAGCATGAGCTTTTCGAGGGCGTCGCGCAGTACCGGGTAGTCGGCTCCGTCCAGGGGGTACAGGCCGGAGAACACCATGGGTTTGGCATCGGCGTAGCCGGGCAGCGACTCGGCGGCCGGCTTGGCCAGGTTGGTGACGGTATCGCCGACCTTGGACTGGCGGACGTCTTTCACACCGGTGATCAGGTAGCCCACTTCGCCAACGCCCAAGCCCTTGGAGGGTGTGGGTTCCGGGGAGCTGACGCCGATTTCCAGGAGTTCGTGCGAGGCCCTGGTGGACATCATCTGGATGCGTTCACGCGGGTGGAGCATCCCGTCCACCACGCGCACGTAGGTGACCACGCCGCGGTAGGTGTCGTAGACCGAGTCGAAGATCATGGCACGGGCCGGCGCATCGGGGTCGCCCTTCGGCGCCGGCAGGTCGCGGACGATCTTGTCCAGGAGGGCTTCCACGCCAACGCCGGTTTTGCCGGACACCCGCAGGACATCCTCAGGATCGCCGCCGATCAGGCTGGCCAGCTCGGCTGCGTACTTTTCAGGCTGCGCCGCCGGCAGGTCGATCTTGTTCAGGACCGGGATGATGGCGAGGTTGTTTTCCATGGCCAGGTACAGGTTCGCGAGCGTCTGGGCCTCAATGCCCTGGGCTGCGTCCACCAGCAGGATTGCGCCCTCGCAAGCCGCCAGTGACCTGGAGACCTCGTAGGTGAAGTCCACGTGTCCCGGGGTGTCGATCATGTTCAGCGCGTAACTGACACCGTCCACCTCCCACGGCATGCGGACGGCCTGGGACTTGATGGTGATGCCGCGTTCGCGCTCGATGTCCATCCGGTCCAGGTACTGGGCCTTCATGTCGCGCGCCTGGACCACCCCGGTGGACTGCAGCATACGGTCAGCCAGGGTGGACTTGCCGTGGTCGATATGCGCGATGATGCAAAAGTTCCGAATAATTGCCGGATCTGTCGCGGCGGGCACCGGTGCGGTGCGGGCCATGGGAGACACGCAGGGTCCTTACTGTTGGCTTTTCTGCAGCCATCCGCCAGGCACGCGAAAAGGCGCCTGCGGTCCAGCCGCACATCTTTAACGTCCAGTGTCCCACGTCTGCGACCCCGCCACCGCATCCTGGCTCGCCCGTGCACGCTGTTTCAACGCCAGCCCCGCCGATAGGCTGTCGGGATGGCCATTGATCTCCGCTCCCTGGGAAACGCCGTCCGCCGCGGCCTGCGTATGCTGCAGAAACGGCCCGTGGCCCCACGGCCGGTCCAGGACCAGCGCCCGGGCGGCAATCGGCGCGCCGCCGGCGAAGGTGTCCCTGCCGAAGCGGCGGCCTATCCCGGCGATTACCGCGGCCGCGCCTCCGTCCGTTACGCCCCGCAGCCCGACGGCGATCCCGATCCGGGCGAGGTGGTGTGGGCCTGGGTGCCCTATGAGGAGGATCACGGCAAGGGGAAGGACCGGCCGGTGCTGCTGGTGGGGCACAACGGCCCTTTCCTCCTGGGGCTGATGCTGACCAGCAAGGACAGGGTTCCTGCCGGGACGTCGTCCGCGGACTACGTGGATCTCGGCTCCGGGGGTTGGGACAACCAGGGCAGGGCAAGTGAGGTGCGGCTGGACCGTATCCTGCAGATCCGTCCGGACAGCATCCGGCGCGAAGGCGCGGTATTGGACAAGGCGCGCTTTGAACAGGTGGCGTCCGGGCTTCGGCGGCGACACGGCTGGGCCTGACCCGCTGAAATGGCCAGAGCCGCCGCTGACCTGCTAATCTTTATTGCTGTGTGTCCGTGCAGGTCGACGGTCACTGATGGTTGGCCGCCATAGGTATCCCCACGCCGCTCAGTCAAGGCCAGCCTGAAAGCCCTCTAGACCATTTCCGCATTACAAAGAGAGTTCACACGTGGCGAATATCAAGTCCCAGAAGAAGCGCATCCTGACCAACGAGAAGGCCCGCCTGCGCAACAACGCAGTCAAGTCTGAGCTGAAGACGGCCATCCGCGCCGTCAACACCGCTGTTGAGTCCGCTGACAAGGAAGCTGCTACTACTGCGCTCGTTTCTGCCAGCCGTAAGCTGGACAAGGCTGTCAGCAAGGGTGTTCTGCACAAGAACAACGCAGCGAACCGTAAGTCGGCGATCTCCAAGAAGGTCAACGCACTCTAAGGTTTCCAGTTCCCATGAACTGATGGTGTGGCCGGTACCCTCGGGTACCGGCCACACGCTTTTAAGCGGCCAGTCCGGCGAGCCGCGGCAGCACGCCGTCGAATGCCACCGGGACCGTGCCGAGCCGGATGCGAAGAGCGTCCGGGCCTGTTGGGCGCTGCGGGGGCTATCTGCCCTGGACGGACATGGCAATCACGGTGACGGCGTGCTCCACGGCGTACACCGGATCCCTGGACAAGCCCTTGACCTGCGCATCGGCTTCCGCCGTG
This region of Arthrobacter sp. DNA4 genomic DNA includes:
- the lepA gene encoding translation elongation factor 4, coding for MSPMARTAPVPAATDPAIIRNFCIIAHIDHGKSTLADRMLQSTGVVQARDMKAQYLDRMDIERERGITIKSQAVRMPWEVDGVSYALNMIDTPGHVDFTYEVSRSLAACEGAILLVDAAQGIEAQTLANLYLAMENNLAIIPVLNKIDLPAAQPEKYAAELASLIGGDPEDVLRVSGKTGVGVEALLDKIVRDLPAPKGDPDAPARAMIFDSVYDTYRGVVTYVRVVDGMLHPRERIQMMSTRASHELLEIGVSSPEPTPSKGLGVGEVGYLITGVKDVRQSKVGDTVTNLAKPAAESLPGYADAKPMVFSGLYPLDGADYPVLRDALEKLMLNDAALVYEPETSAALGFGFRVGFLGLLHLEITRERLEREYNLDLISTAPNVEYEVTLEDKKVVRVTNPSEYPTGKIAEVREPMVSATILAPNEFVGAIMELCQSRRGVMGGMDYLSEDRVEIRYRLPLAEIVFDFFDILKSKTRGYGSLDWKADGEQVADLVKVDIMLQGEQVDAFSAITHRDKAYAYGVMMTGKLRELIPRQQFEVPIQAAIGSRIIARESIRAIRKDVLAKCYGGDISRKRKLLEKQKEGKKRMKMVGTVEVPQEAFIAALTTDESKDKAKKK
- a CDS encoding type II toxin-antitoxin system PemK/MazF family toxin — translated: MAIDLRSLGNAVRRGLRMLQKRPVAPRPVQDQRPGGNRRAAGEGVPAEAAAYPGDYRGRASVRYAPQPDGDPDPGEVVWAWVPYEEDHGKGKDRPVLLVGHNGPFLLGLMLTSKDRVPAGTSSADYVDLGSGGWDNQGRASEVRLDRILQIRPDSIRREGAVLDKARFEQVASGLRRRHGWA
- the rpsT gene encoding 30S ribosomal protein S20, yielding MANIKSQKKRILTNEKARLRNNAVKSELKTAIRAVNTAVESADKEAATTALVSASRKLDKAVSKGVLHKNNAANRKSAISKKVNAL